In one Desulfomicrobium macestii genomic region, the following are encoded:
- the plsY gene encoding glycerol-3-phosphate 1-O-acyltransferase PlsY, which produces MVTIFWLAISYLLGAMPFGLLISRTCCGIDPRSEGSGNIGATNVGRLCGTKYGALTLALDMLKGFVPVALAASFSDSYFFLTLVATAAVCGHMFSVFLHGKGGKGVATWVGAFVAISTSGTILCALGFLAALYFYNFVSLASLVMVALMPVVLLFQGLFSAIPLALVLMALIFWKHSENIQRLMAGEEHPWKMK; this is translated from the coding sequence ATGGTGACAATATTCTGGCTCGCAATCAGCTATCTTCTGGGTGCCATGCCCTTCGGCCTCTTGATCTCCAGAACCTGCTGCGGCATCGACCCGCGCAGTGAGGGCAGCGGCAACATCGGGGCGACCAACGTCGGCCGCCTCTGCGGCACCAAGTACGGAGCCCTGACCCTGGCCCTGGACATGCTGAAAGGCTTTGTGCCCGTGGCCTTGGCCGCGAGCTTCTCGGATTCCTACTTTTTTCTGACGCTGGTCGCCACGGCCGCGGTCTGCGGACACATGTTCTCCGTGTTCCTGCACGGCAAGGGCGGCAAAGGCGTAGCCACCTGGGTGGGAGCCTTCGTGGCCATCTCCACCTCTGGGACGATACTCTGCGCCCTTGGATTCCTCGCGGCCCTGTACTTCTACAATTTCGTGTCCCTGGCTTCCCTGGTCATGGTCGCGCTCATGCCCGTGGTGCTGCTCTTCCAGGGCCTCTTTAGCGCCATTCCCCTGGCCCTGGTGCTCATGGCGCTGATCTTCTGGAAGCACTCCGAGAACATCCAGCGCCTCATGGCGGGCGAGGAACATCCCTGGAAAATGAAGTAA